A DNA window from Hordeum vulgare subsp. vulgare chromosome 1H, MorexV3_pseudomolecules_assembly, whole genome shotgun sequence contains the following coding sequences:
- the LOC123448346 gene encoding protein phosphatase 2C 50-like: MAAAAAICGEDEPAPRDPAAAAECAAAGGGVERLDLGDGRAALVAGGKRSVYLMECEPVWGCVATPGRGGEMEDACAAVPRFADVPVRLLARRQDLDGLGLDADALRLPSHLFAVFDGHGGSEVSNYCRERLHVVLSKELRRPPKDLGEMSDVDMKEHWDDLFTKCFQTVDDEVSGLASRLVDGEPRLEPIAAENVGSTAVAVVVCSSHVVVANCGDSRIVLSRGKEPVALSIDQKPDRKDERARIEAAGGKVIQWNGHRVSGILAMSRSIGDRYLKPYIIPKPEVTVVPRAKDDDCLILASDGLWDVVSNEEACKVARRQIQQWHKNNSVTTSSSDGGDGSTDPAAQAAADYLVRLALKKGSQDNITVIVVDLKPRRKSKNNS; this comes from the exons ATGGCGGCTGCTGCGGCGATCTGCGGGGAGGACGAGCCGGCGCCGCGCGATCCGGCCGCGGCGGCCGAGTgcgcggcggcgggcggcggggtCGAGCGGCTGGATCTCGGGGACGGGCGGGCGGCGCTCGTGGCGGGGGGCAAGAGGAGCGTCTACCTCATGGAGTGCGAGCCGGTGTGGGGCTGCGTCGCCACGCCGGGACGCGGCGGGGAGATGGAGGACGCCTGCGCCGCCGTGCCCCGCTTCGCCGACGTGCCCGTGCGCCTGCTCGCCCGGCGCCAAGACCTCGACGGGCTCGGGCTCGACGCCGACGCGCTCCGCCTCCCCTCCCACCTCTTCGCCGTCTTCGACGGCCACGGCGGCTCCGAG GTGTCCAACTACTGCCGGGAGAGGCTCCACGTCGTGCTGAGCAAGGAGCTGAGGAGGCCCCCCAAGGATCTGGGGGAGATGAGCGATGTGGACATGAAGGAGCACTGGGACGACCTCTTCACCAAGTGTTTCCAGACAGTGGATGACGAGGTGTCGGGGCTTGCAAGCAGGCTTGTCGACGGTGAGCCCCGGTTAGAGCCGATCGCCGCGGAGAACGTGGGGTCGACGGCGGTTGCAGTGGTGGTCTGCTCCTCTCATGTAGTGGTGGCCAATTGTGGCGATTCACGCATCGTGCTCTCGCGCGGGAAGGAGCCTGTTGCTCTCTCAATTGATCAGAAG CCTGACAGGAAGGATGAGCGCGCGAGGATTGAGGCTGCGGGAGGCAAGGTCATCCAATGGAATGGACACCGAGTGTCCGGGATACTTGCTATGTCACGATCCATTG GTGACCGATACTTGAAGCCATACATCATTCCAAAACCAGAAGTTACAGTTGTTCCTCGGGCAAAAGATGATGATTGTCTCATTCTGGCAAGCGACGGGCTTTGGGACGTCGTGTCGAATGAAGAGGCGTGTAAGGTTGCACGTCGGCAAATCCAGCAGTGGCACAAGAACAACAGCGTTACAACATCATCGTCAGATGGAGGCGATGGATCCACCGATCCTGCCGCGCAGGCAGCTGCTGACTATCTCGTGAGGCTGGCGCTGAAGAAAGGAAGCCAGGATAACATCACTGTAATTGTGGTCGACTTGAAACCCCGGAGGAAATCCAAGAATAATTCCTAA